From a single Bacteroidales bacterium genomic region:
- a CDS encoding saccharopine dehydrogenase NADP-binding domain-containing protein, with amino-acid sequence MKKVLILGAGMVAKPIIQYLLSKKTNLTVAALNIEEARRMIGNSSNGKAIYWTVENEIALDTMVFENDIVVSLIPYAYHIKVAEYCIKHRKNLITASYAKPEMYALDTKAKEAGIIILNECGLDPGIDHMSAMRIIDHVHKKGGKIEDFYSLCGALPAPESCNNPFNYKFSWSPKGVVLAGNNDAKYLRHGKNVEIATEDLFKNPMTLNFPDVGELEIYPNRDSLSYIKIYGIPETKTMYRGTFRFKGWCETLDVMKALKCTLLDKHDFTSKSFAGAVAMVNGMTDEKDIHKKAAALLNIDEKAYSLKAMEWLGLFSSEPMNRKEDSMYEITSDLMIEKMMINENDRDMVVMMHIFKASYPDGTAEVIKSRMLDFGSIKTDTAIARTVALPAAIAVEMILQEEIKSKGVHIPVIPEIYNPILDNLEKLDIKMIEEYGLPLSENL; translated from the coding sequence ATGAAAAAAGTATTAATCTTGGGTGCAGGAATGGTTGCAAAACCAATAATTCAGTATTTACTGAGTAAAAAAACAAACTTAACTGTGGCTGCTTTAAACATTGAGGAAGCAAGGCGTATGATTGGCAATTCTTCGAACGGAAAAGCCATATACTGGACAGTGGAAAACGAAATTGCACTAGACACCATGGTTTTTGAAAACGATATCGTAGTCAGTCTAATCCCTTATGCATATCACATAAAAGTTGCTGAATATTGCATTAAGCACAGAAAAAACCTTATTACAGCTTCCTATGCAAAACCGGAAATGTATGCCCTTGACACAAAGGCAAAAGAAGCCGGTATTATTATCCTGAACGAATGTGGTTTAGATCCCGGCATAGACCATATGTCAGCAATGCGTATTATTGACCATGTACATAAAAAAGGAGGCAAAATAGAAGATTTTTATTCTTTATGCGGTGCTTTACCTGCTCCTGAATCATGCAATAATCCTTTCAATTACAAATTTTCATGGAGTCCCAAAGGTGTGGTTCTTGCCGGCAACAATGACGCAAAATACCTGAGGCACGGAAAAAATGTTGAAATCGCAACAGAGGATTTGTTTAAAAACCCCATGACATTGAATTTCCCTGATGTCGGAGAACTTGAGATATATCCTAACAGAGATTCACTATCGTATATTAAAATTTACGGAATTCCGGAAACAAAAACGATGTATCGTGGCACCTTTCGCTTTAAAGGCTGGTGCGAAACGCTGGATGTCATGAAAGCACTAAAATGCACACTTCTCGACAAACACGATTTTACAAGTAAAAGTTTTGCTGGCGCTGTCGCAATGGTTAATGGGATGACTGACGAAAAAGATATTCATAAAAAAGCAGCTGCTTTACTGAATATTGATGAGAAAGCTTATTCTTTAAAGGCAATGGAATGGCTGGGCTTATTCAGCAGTGAACCAATGAACCGTAAAGAAGATTCAATGTATGAAATTACTTCTGACCTGATGATAGAAAAGATGATGATAAACGAAAACGACAGGGATATGGTGGTGATGATGCATATTTTCAAAGCATCATATCCTGACGGAACTGCAGAGGTAATTAAATCAAGGATGCTTGACTTCGGCTCCATCAAAACAGATACTGCTATAGCCAGAACAGTAGCGCTTCCTGCTGCAATTGCCGTAGAAATGATACTTCAGGAAGAAATAAAGAGTAAGGGTGTTCATATTCCTGTAATACCGGAAATCTATAATCCTATTCTTGACAATCTTGAAAAACTTGATATAAAAATGATTGAAGAATATGGTTTGCCTTTGTCTGAAAACTTATAA
- a CDS encoding TerB family tellurite resistance protein produces MKFGKWIGGGLGWAFGGPIGAILGFALGSVVDSIDGSTPQPTHATQQGDFVVSMLVLTAAVMKADGKVLKNELDYVKRTFLNQFSPEQTREYMLLLRDILKQEISVYDVCRQIDAYMDYSSKLQLLHYLFGISLVDNVTHATEIKVIEAIANNIGITEADYLSIKAMFVKEVDSAYKILEIDPSVSDEDLKKAYRRMALKYHPDKVSHLGYEMQKTANEKFQNVNAAYEEIKKQRGIN; encoded by the coding sequence TTGAAATTCGGGAAATGGATAGGCGGCGGATTGGGGTGGGCTTTTGGTGGCCCTATAGGCGCTATATTGGGTTTTGCTTTAGGCTCTGTTGTTGACAGCATTGATGGTTCAACTCCCCAACCTACCCATGCAACACAGCAGGGTGATTTTGTGGTCAGTATGCTCGTTCTCACTGCCGCTGTAATGAAAGCCGATGGTAAAGTTCTGAAAAACGAACTCGATTATGTGAAGCGTACATTCCTGAACCAGTTCTCCCCTGAACAAACCCGGGAATATATGTTGCTGTTAAGGGATATACTGAAACAGGAAATCTCCGTTTATGATGTTTGCAGGCAGATTGATGCCTATATGGATTATTCTTCAAAACTTCAGTTATTGCATTATCTTTTCGGAATTTCCCTGGTAGATAATGTAACCCATGCTACCGAAATAAAAGTTATTGAAGCCATTGCTAATAACATTGGTATTACAGAAGCAGATTACCTATCCATTAAAGCAATGTTTGTCAAAGAGGTGGACAGCGCTTACAAGATACTGGAAATTGACCCTTCTGTTAGCGATGAAGATTTGAAAAAAGCATACCGGAGAATGGCTCTTAAATATCATCCCGATAAAGTAAGTCATCTGGGCTATGAAATGCAAAAAACTGCCAACGAAAAGTTTCAGAATGTTAATGCTGCTTATGAGGAAATAAAAAAACAGCGTGGCATAAACTAA
- the glpK gene encoding glycerol kinase GlpK encodes MKKKYILSLDQGTTSSRAVLFDKQAKIAGISQIETKQIFPFPGWVEQNAEEIWQNQWQAARDVMNSLNVASSDIAAIGITNQRETTVVWNKKTGKPVCNAIIWQDKRTSEVCKKLREEGWTDYIQENTGLVIDSYFSATKLHWILNNISGVKEKAKNGDLLFGTIDTYLAWKLSGEKLHITDYSNASRTMLFNIKSLCWDKKLCELFGIPECMLPEVVDSSKLYGHTDATVFDGISIPLSGIAGDQQAALFGQNCLEKGMIKNTYGTGCFLLMNSGEKPVRSKQGLLSTIAWGIDGKISYALEGSVFIAGAVIKWMRDNLGIISAAAETEKIALEAENNHGVYFVPAFAGLGAPYWDMDARGIITGLTLSSEKKHIIRAGLEAMAFQTKDVVNAMQIDSGIEDLKIMNVDGGAAANNFLLQFQADILDVTVVRPVSIESTALGAAFLAGVAIDYWDKNQLSLLKETDRIFKPEIDKFKREFLYNEWKKAVNKSRL; translated from the coding sequence ATGAAAAAAAAATATATTTTATCACTCGACCAGGGGACTACAAGTTCTAGAGCGGTATTATTTGATAAACAGGCTAAAATTGCAGGAATAAGCCAAATAGAGACAAAGCAAATTTTTCCTTTTCCCGGTTGGGTTGAACAAAATGCCGAAGAAATATGGCAAAATCAATGGCAGGCTGCCAGGGATGTCATGAATTCCCTGAATGTTGCTTCTTCAGATATTGCCGCCATAGGAATCACAAACCAGCGAGAAACTACTGTTGTATGGAATAAAAAGACAGGTAAGCCAGTTTGTAATGCGATAATATGGCAAGATAAGCGAACTTCAGAAGTATGTAAGAAATTACGTGAAGAAGGATGGACTGATTATATCCAAGAAAATACAGGACTGGTTATTGACTCATATTTTTCAGCTACTAAATTGCATTGGATATTAAATAATATAAGTGGTGTAAAGGAAAAAGCAAAAAATGGAGATTTGCTTTTCGGCACAATAGATACATATCTCGCATGGAAGTTAAGTGGGGAAAAACTTCATATAACAGATTATTCAAATGCTTCGCGAACCATGCTGTTTAATATCAAAAGCCTCTGTTGGGACAAAAAACTTTGCGAACTTTTCGGCATCCCTGAATGTATGCTTCCCGAAGTTGTTGATTCATCAAAACTATATGGTCACACCGATGCAACAGTTTTTGATGGCATTTCCATACCCTTGTCAGGCATTGCAGGAGACCAGCAGGCAGCTTTGTTTGGACAAAATTGTTTAGAAAAGGGAATGATAAAAAATACCTATGGCACGGGCTGCTTCCTATTGATGAATTCCGGAGAAAAACCTGTAAGGTCGAAACAGGGTTTGCTTTCCACCATTGCATGGGGCATAGATGGGAAAATTTCTTATGCTCTGGAAGGTAGTGTTTTTATTGCAGGTGCCGTAATAAAATGGATGCGCGACAATCTGGGCATCATTTCAGCGGCAGCCGAAACGGAAAAAATTGCTTTGGAAGCAGAAAACAACCATGGAGTATATTTTGTTCCCGCATTTGCAGGATTGGGCGCACCATACTGGGACATGGATGCCCGGGGTATTATTACAGGGCTTACTCTGTCGTCAGAAAAAAAACATATCATCCGCGCAGGGCTTGAGGCTATGGCTTTTCAAACCAAAGATGTTGTAAATGCCATGCAAATAGATTCCGGTATAGAAGACCTAAAAATAATGAATGTTGACGGAGGCGCTGCAGCAAATAATTTCCTTTTGCAGTTTCAGGCGGACATACTTGATGTTACTGTCGTAAGGCCCGTCAGCATTGAGTCTACAGCACTTGGAGCTGCTTTCCTTGCCGGAGTTGCTATTGATTACTGGGATAAAAATCAACTCAGCCTTTTAAAAGAAACGGACCGGATATTTAAGCCTGAAATTGATAAATTTAAGAGGGAATTTCTTTACAATGAATGGAAAAAAGCCGTGAACAAATCGCGTCTGTAA
- a CDS encoding YitT family protein, with protein MSIKIKHLEKKFTRKWFFEYFMILLGAFIMSVGFVYFISPYKFVPGGVYGIAIVVHYVTKGLFAIVPEGLPIGLVGLALDIPLTIIGTKILGPKFGIKTVVGFVAVSQFILLLTYFQGDNPLVENDPLLSALFGGVLVGIGIGIMFRSKATSGGSDIIAMIFTKYTRLPVGQLLIYVDSVIVLLGLVAFRDWKIPLYSWLIIFITGKVIDTVIQGLSYEKTLFIISDKYDEIREVIINDLDRGGTLIQGKGMFRGTEKQIIFTVVSRKELAQLKDYVHKVDPYAFLTVLNANEILGEGFKPLKQEN; from the coding sequence ATGTCAATTAAAATCAAGCATCTCGAAAAAAAATTTACCCGCAAATGGTTTTTTGAATACTTTATGATCCTGCTGGGAGCATTTATAATGTCGGTAGGTTTTGTTTATTTTATTTCTCCATACAAATTTGTCCCGGGCGGTGTTTACGGTATTGCCATTGTAGTTCATTATGTTACCAAAGGATTATTTGCCATTGTTCCTGAAGGATTGCCAATAGGGTTAGTAGGTTTGGCTTTAGATATACCTTTGACTATCATAGGAACAAAAATACTGGGACCAAAATTCGGTATAAAAACCGTGGTGGGTTTTGTTGCGGTTTCACAATTTATTTTACTGCTCACCTATTTTCAGGGCGACAACCCGCTGGTGGAAAATGACCCCTTGCTTTCGGCATTATTTGGTGGTGTTTTGGTTGGCATTGGCATCGGTATCATGTTTCGTTCAAAAGCTACTTCAGGTGGTTCAGATATTATTGCTATGATTTTCACAAAATATACCCGCTTGCCTGTAGGGCAATTACTTATTTATGTTGACTCAGTTATCGTTTTATTGGGACTTGTAGCTTTTCGTGACTGGAAAATACCTTTGTATTCCTGGCTGATAATATTTATTACCGGAAAAGTTATTGATACTGTGATTCAAGGCTTAAGCTATGAAAAAACTTTATTTATAATTTCAGATAAATATGATGAGATAAGGGAGGTTATTATCAATGATCTTGACCGCGGTGGTACATTGATTCAAGGTAAGGGCATGTTCAGAGGTACAGAAAAACAAATTATCTTTACCGTTGTCAGCCGTAAGGAACTTGCGCAGTTGAAAGATTATGTTCACAAAGTGGACCCATATGCTTTTTTAACAGTTTTAAATGCTAATGAAATTCTCGGCGAAGGATTTAAACCTCTGAAACAAGAAAATTAA
- a CDS encoding tetratricopeptide repeat protein, which produces MNNKNKKKIQNNRQKNRPDTHKKQNVEIGRNQLLFLFLMLVLIFIAYLPALNKDFINYDDDLYITKNPFIANFSLSNLPVIFSNFYEAQYSPIPTVIYGLIHAISDFNPFLYNLVAVFLHLITTLLVFKLIWALCSNFRIAIVTAALFGIATLQVESVAWLAAVYKTCLYSIFFLSSLIVYIKYIKTKKTKYYFFSVILFFISCFCKEQAVSLSLAIVAIDIYFGRKLFSRKVLLEKLPFFIISLAFGLVTMAATKSNKDIIITTSFSITDRIIYACYALCMYIVKLFVPFKLSLYYPYFSLKDNRFLYLLFAFAIMILIVLYSLTIKKKNKYVIFGGLFFLLNIIFSLALQVVAVRPTVMADRYVYLASIGIFFIVAWGAHLLIEKKFIKPVIVTSVFLVFFLATSYLTYSRNKVWKNTISITSDVVEKYAVPLMWVNRGYEYRQRKEYDKALADYNNAIRTDSTYALAFHNRGALYFFTNKDSLAILDFNKALQFNPKNAETWSNRGSALARSGHYEEALKNFDKSIELDPRVSNTYSNRALTYEMLGRFEEAIADYQKYLKLKPNDASIYNNIGIDKQRMKKFKESLEDFDKAISIDPQGIYYLSRSYSWNALGEKSKALANAQKAVSSGVEADPAYLKMLQQ; this is translated from the coding sequence ATGAATAATAAAAATAAAAAAAAGATTCAGAATAACAGGCAAAAAAATAGACCTGATACTCATAAAAAACAAAATGTGGAAATCGGCAGAAATCAACTGCTGTTTTTATTCTTAATGTTAGTTCTGATTTTTATTGCCTACCTGCCTGCACTAAACAAAGACTTCATTAATTACGATGATGACTTATACATTACAAAAAATCCATTTATCGCTAATTTCAGCCTTTCAAATCTGCCTGTTATTTTCAGTAACTTTTATGAGGCACAGTATTCTCCGATACCTACGGTGATTTATGGACTAATTCATGCTATATCGGATTTCAATCCTTTTTTATACAACCTTGTTGCCGTTTTTCTGCATCTTATTACAACCCTACTTGTATTCAAACTTATATGGGCATTGTGTAGTAATTTCCGCATAGCTATTGTAACAGCCGCATTATTCGGGATCGCGACCCTGCAGGTAGAATCTGTTGCCTGGCTGGCGGCCGTTTACAAAACCTGCCTGTACAGTATCTTTTTTCTTTCTTCATTAATTGTCTATATCAAATACATAAAGACAAAAAAAACCAAGTACTATTTTTTTTCGGTCATCCTTTTTTTTATTTCATGCTTTTGTAAAGAACAGGCAGTTTCGTTGTCTCTGGCCATAGTAGCCATTGATATTTATTTCGGCAGAAAACTTTTCAGCCGCAAAGTACTTTTGGAGAAACTTCCATTTTTTATCATCTCGCTGGCTTTCGGACTGGTCACCATGGCGGCTACAAAATCCAACAAAGACATTATCATAACCACATCGTTTAGTATTACCGACAGAATTATCTATGCCTGTTATGCTTTGTGCATGTATATTGTTAAATTGTTTGTTCCATTTAAACTATCGCTGTATTATCCGTATTTTTCTCTTAAAGACAACAGGTTCTTGTATTTATTGTTTGCCTTCGCCATAATGATACTTATAGTGCTATATTCCCTGACGATAAAAAAGAAAAACAAATATGTTATTTTCGGGGGATTGTTTTTTCTATTGAATATTATCTTTTCACTTGCCTTGCAGGTTGTTGCCGTGAGGCCTACTGTTATGGCCGACCGTTATGTTTACCTTGCCAGTATAGGAATATTTTTCATTGTGGCATGGGGTGCTCATCTGCTTATCGAGAAAAAGTTTATAAAACCGGTAATTGTTACTTCTGTTTTTCTGGTATTTTTCCTGGCAACATCATACCTGACATACAGCCGTAACAAAGTATGGAAAAACACCATCAGTATCACTTCCGATGTAGTTGAAAAATATGCTGTACCTCTTATGTGGGTTAACAGGGGCTATGAATACCGTCAGCGAAAAGAATATGACAAAGCCCTGGCAGATTATAATAATGCCATCAGAACAGACTCAACCTATGCCTTAGCATTTCACAACCGCGGGGCTTTATATTTTTTCACCAATAAAGACAGTCTGGCGATACTGGATTTCAACAAAGCGTTACAATTTAACCCTAAAAATGCCGAGACTTGGTCGAATCGAGGTTCTGCGTTGGCGCGCTCAGGACATTATGAAGAAGCCCTGAAAAATTTTGATAAATCTATAGAATTAGATCCTCGTGTTTCAAATACATATTCAAACCGTGCATTGACATACGAAATGCTCGGGCGTTTTGAGGAAGCCATTGCAGATTACCAAAAATATCTTAAACTAAAGCCTAATGATGCAAGCATATACAATAATATCGGTATTGACAAGCAGCGCATGAAAAAATTCAAAGAATCACTTGAGGATTTTGATAAAGCTATAAGCATTGACCCTCAAGGAATTTATTATCTGTCCCGTTCTTATTCATGGAATGCGCTTGGAGAAAAATCAAAAGCACTTGCAAATGCACAAAAAGCAGTCAGTTCGGGAGTTGAAGCGGACCCAGCCTACCTTAAAATGCTTCAACAATAA
- a CDS encoding DEAD/DEAH box helicase, giving the protein MLFQSLNIIEPILRSIKQEGYTIPTPIQQEAIPVVLRGNDLLGCAQTGTGKTAAFAIPILQLLLDSKSNDRKKNIRSLIVTPTRELAIQINESIRAYGRFTGLTSTVIYGGVNQKSQTIALRQGADILVATPGRLLDLMGQGYVSLHRVEIFVLDEADRMLDMGFLPDVRKIIAALPPKRQSLFFSATMPPEIIKLSSSILSKPFKIEVTPSASTVETVKQFVYFVDKPNKNALLLDLLKNKNIRTALVFTRTKHSADKVAKILERNKITAEAIHSNKSQLARQNALKNFKAQTTRVLVATDIASRGIDIQDMECVINFEISNMAETYVHRIGRTARAGSEGTAYSLCDADEKAYLRNIEKLIGKKIQAVEGHPYPMAVFHPVKVNPQQRRHFRKPEKNTPNSNKLRNNNKKWPKKSRAYTK; this is encoded by the coding sequence ATGTTATTTCAATCATTAAACATTATTGAACCTATATTAAGGTCAATAAAACAAGAAGGGTACACCATACCCACACCAATACAACAGGAAGCTATTCCTGTGGTGCTTCGCGGCAACGATTTGCTGGGCTGTGCTCAGACAGGCACCGGGAAAACCGCAGCATTTGCTATTCCGATACTTCAACTTTTGCTTGATTCAAAAAGCAACGACAGAAAAAAAAATATCAGGAGTCTGATTGTAACACCTACCCGTGAACTTGCCATACAAATAAACGAAAGTATCCGGGCTTACGGGCGGTTTACCGGACTAACCAGCACTGTAATATATGGTGGCGTAAACCAAAAATCCCAGACCATTGCATTGCGACAGGGTGCGGATATCCTGGTGGCAACCCCCGGAAGACTCCTTGACCTTATGGGACAGGGTTATGTTTCTCTGCACAGGGTGGAAATTTTTGTGCTTGACGAAGCAGACCGCATGCTTGACATGGGTTTTTTGCCGGATGTAAGAAAAATAATCGCGGCGCTGCCGCCAAAGAGGCAATCTCTTTTTTTCTCGGCCACCATGCCGCCAGAAATTATCAAACTCTCCAGTTCAATATTATCGAAACCCTTTAAGATAGAAGTTACACCATCTGCTTCTACGGTTGAGACGGTCAAACAATTTGTATATTTTGTTGACAAACCAAACAAAAATGCGCTATTACTTGATTTGCTGAAAAATAAAAATATCAGGACAGCCCTGGTATTCACACGGACAAAACACAGCGCCGACAAAGTAGCAAAGATACTGGAAAGAAATAAAATAACAGCCGAAGCCATCCACAGCAACAAAAGCCAGCTGGCACGACAGAACGCATTAAAAAATTTTAAAGCACAGACCACACGTGTACTGGTGGCAACAGATATTGCCTCCCGGGGCATCGACATACAGGACATGGAGTGTGTTATCAATTTTGAAATATCAAATATGGCCGAAACCTATGTCCACCGCATCGGCCGAACTGCAAGAGCTGGCTCAGAAGGCACCGCTTATTCATTATGTGACGCTGATGAAAAAGCATATTTACGTAATATTGAAAAACTTATAGGAAAAAAAATTCAGGCTGTTGAAGGACATCCTTATCCTATGGCCGTGTTTCATCCGGTGAAAGTCAACCCTCAGCAAAGGAGACATTTCAGAAAGCCTGAAAAGAATACTCCAAACTCAAACAAACTAAGGAACAATAATAAAAAATGGCCTAAAAAATCAAGAGCTTACACAAAATAA
- a CDS encoding HU family DNA-binding protein → MNKAELINAIAKESKLTKVDSKKALDALMKVTATTLKKGGKVALVGFGSFSVFKRKARKGHNPATGKPIQIKAKNVVKFKAGSELATKVK, encoded by the coding sequence ATGAACAAAGCAGAATTAATTAACGCTATTGCAAAAGAAAGTAAATTGACCAAAGTCGATTCAAAAAAAGCATTAGATGCTTTGATGAAAGTTACGGCAACAACCCTTAAAAAGGGCGGTAAAGTAGCTTTAGTAGGGTTTGGATCATTTTCTGTATTCAAAAGAAAAGCCAGAAAAGGCCATAATCCTGCTACAGGGAAACCTATTCAGATTAAAGCGAAGAATGTTGTTAAATTTAAAGCCGGTAGTGAATTAGCTACAAAGGTGAAGTAG
- a CDS encoding FAD-binding protein — protein MHKEFHLLRQNLDGELLTDGPSLTIYATDASLYFDLPLAVAIPKNENDLVKIIAFASKHCIPITPRAAGTSLAGQATGSGIIVDISKHFRKIIKLNTSECYVIVQPGVVRDELNKFLEPYGLMFCPETSTSSRCMIGGMVGNNSCGEHSLIYGSTRDHIISATCLLSDGSKVEFGPRDKKQLEEKCTGDSLENRIYRKLKEILETPQYAEAIQTSYPEPAIKRRNTGYALDVLLHTEIFDDGSNEIFNVAKLICGSEGTLAFITEVKLNLVKIPTQETAFVCAHFNTLEQSLEANLVILEHQPTAVELIDKNIVVLTKNNLSQKQNRFFIEGEPEAILIIELAHDNEKDLIRKINEVIDDLKRNGMGYHYPVITGDDMTKVRNLRKAGLGVLANVTSELKPHSFVEDTAVAPERLPSYIAELKAMLNSYGISCAFYGHISTGELHFKPVLNLRTREGIELLKTIAYETALLVKKYRGSLSGEHGDGRLRAEFIPMVLGETVYQCLKDVKNVFDPQHIFNRNKIIEAPCITNNLREQRLADESQIKTFFDFSESNGFLRTLERCSGSADCRKSHNIGGLMCPSYMVSWDEKNTTRARVNLLREMLTNKKTKKPFAKKELYDILDLCLMCKGCKTECPSGIDMARYKSEFLQHYYDKHHIPLRTQILANIRKLNKIGALLPVVYNFIIKNKLTSILVKKLIGFAPQRSIPLLGKTTLKKWAGKYLAQNNGSGKSVYFFADEFTNYTDVETGKIAVMLLVRLGYNVKIAPISDSGRSYFSKGLLHKAKKIANKNIEKLTDLIKPESPMIGIEPSAVLSFRDEYPDIVNSILQKETIKIGQNILTIEEFISNEFDGGNFDKRLFTKDKLFIKLHGHCHQKSISTVLPSKRMLEIPENYHVEEIPSGCCGMAGSFGYEKEHYEFSIKIGEMILFPSIKSSNSETVISAPGYSCRQQISDGTGRRALHPVEVLFLSLVR, from the coding sequence ATGCATAAAGAATTTCATTTACTCAGGCAAAATCTCGATGGGGAATTACTTACCGATGGCCCCTCGCTTACAATATATGCTACGGATGCCTCTCTTTATTTCGACCTTCCTCTTGCTGTTGCAATTCCCAAAAATGAAAACGATTTGGTCAAAATTATTGCTTTCGCTTCAAAGCATTGCATACCCATTACTCCAAGGGCAGCCGGTACTTCTCTTGCCGGGCAAGCGACAGGCAGCGGGATTATTGTGGATATATCAAAACATTTCAGGAAAATTATTAAACTTAATACCAGCGAGTGTTATGTAATTGTTCAACCCGGCGTGGTTCGTGATGAACTTAATAAATTTCTGGAGCCTTACGGACTGATGTTTTGCCCTGAGACATCCACATCGAGCCGTTGTATGATAGGAGGCATGGTAGGAAACAATTCCTGTGGCGAACATTCTCTGATATATGGCAGCACACGTGACCACATAATTTCAGCAACATGTTTGCTAAGTGACGGAAGTAAAGTTGAATTCGGGCCTAGAGATAAAAAACAGCTTGAAGAAAAATGCACAGGTGATTCGCTCGAAAACCGCATATACCGAAAATTAAAAGAAATACTGGAAACTCCTCAGTATGCTGAAGCCATTCAAACTTCATATCCCGAGCCAGCTATAAAACGGCGCAATACGGGTTATGCCCTCGATGTATTGCTCCACACCGAAATATTTGATGATGGCAGTAATGAAATATTCAATGTGGCCAAACTTATATGCGGCTCGGAAGGCACCCTGGCATTCATAACAGAAGTCAAATTAAACCTTGTTAAAATACCTACACAGGAAACAGCATTTGTTTGTGCACATTTCAATACTCTTGAACAATCATTAGAAGCCAATCTTGTGATTCTAGAACATCAACCAACAGCTGTGGAGTTAATTGACAAAAACATTGTTGTGCTGACAAAAAATAATTTGAGTCAAAAACAAAACCGTTTCTTCATCGAAGGTGAACCCGAAGCTATTCTTATAATTGAATTGGCACATGATAATGAAAAAGATTTGATACGAAAAATAAATGAAGTTATTGATGATTTAAAAAGAAATGGCATGGGATATCATTATCCTGTTATCACAGGAGATGATATGACAAAAGTTCGCAACCTCCGTAAAGCCGGTCTTGGAGTGCTTGCAAATGTAACTTCGGAACTTAAGCCCCATAGTTTTGTGGAAGATACCGCTGTAGCCCCAGAAAGATTACCATCTTACATAGCTGAATTGAAAGCTATGTTAAATAGCTATGGTATTAGTTGTGCTTTTTACGGGCACATCTCTACCGGGGAACTGCATTTCAAACCTGTTCTGAACCTTCGCACTAGGGAAGGAATTGAATTGCTGAAAACCATTGCTTACGAAACTGCCTTACTTGTAAAAAAATATCGCGGTTCTTTAAGTGGAGAACATGGTGATGGACGCCTTCGTGCAGAATTTATCCCAATGGTTTTAGGTGAAACAGTCTATCAATGCCTTAAAGACGTTAAGAATGTTTTCGACCCTCAGCATATTTTTAACCGTAACAAAATAATTGAAGCTCCATGTATAACAAATAACCTTCGGGAACAAAGGCTGGCAGATGAATCACAAATAAAAACATTTTTTGATTTTTCAGAAAGCAATGGCTTTTTGCGCACATTGGAACGATGCAGTGGTTCGGCAGATTGCAGAAAAAGCCATAATATCGGCGGACTGATGTGCCCGTCATATATGGTAAGCTGGGATGAGAAAAATACAACAAGAGCCAGAGTCAATCTTTTACGGGAGATGCTTACAAATAAAAAAACCAAGAAGCCTTTCGCTAAAAAAGAATTATATGATATTTTAGATCTTTGCCTGATGTGCAAAGGCTGTAAAACAGAATGCCCTTCGGGTATTGATATGGCCCGCTACAAATCTGAATTCCTCCAGCATTATTATGACAAGCACCATATACCCCTGCGTACGCAAATATTAGCTAATATCAGAAAATTAAACAAAATTGGGGCTTTGCTGCCTGTCGTATATAATTTCATTATAAAAAACAAGCTGACATCCATTTTGGTAAAAAAATTAATTGGCTTTGCACCTCAAAGAAGCATTCCTTTACTTGGCAAAACGACACTTAAGAAATGGGCAGGCAAATACCTAGCCCAAAATAATGGTTCAGGGAAAAGTGTTTACTTTTTTGCAGACGAATTCACAAATTACACGGATGTGGAGACTGGCAAAATAGCCGTCATGCTGCTCGTCAGACTTGGATACAATGTAAAAATAGCACCAATATCTGATAGTGGCAGGTCGTATTTTTCAAAAGGGTTGTTGCATAAAGCAAAAAAAATTGCGAATAAAAATATTGAGAAACTTACAGATTTAATTAAGCCTGAATCACCCATGATAGGAATAGAACCTTCGGCTGTTTTAAGTTTCCGGGATGAATACCCTGATATTGTGAATAGTATTTTACAGAAAGAAACTATTAAAATCGGGCAAAACATTTTAACAATTGAAGAATTTATTAGTAACGAATTTGATGGTGGCAATTTTGATAAAAGATTATTTACCAAAGACAAATTATTCATAAAATTGCATGGCCATTGCCACCAGAAATCCATTTCAACAGTATTGCCTTCAAAGCGAATGTTGGAAATACCTGAAAATTACCATGTTGAAGAAATTCCATCAGGTTGCTGTGGTATGGCAGGTTCCTTCGGATATGAAAAAGAACATTATGAATTCTCAATAAAAATTGGAGAGATGATTTTATTTCCATCAATAAAATCAAGTAATTCAGAAACTGTTATCTCTGCACCCGGTTACAGTTGCCGTCAACAAATAAGTGACGGTACTGGCAGAAGAGCATTACACCCGGTTGAAGTGCTTTTTTTATCGTTGGTCAGATAA